The following coding sequences are from one Streptomyces sp. NBC_01294 window:
- a CDS encoding PucR family transcriptional regulator, giving the protein MAEGTAQADHLAGYADILLDVCATGRRLTRAELDARRAQGMRAAEAGLALRGLVRAHLAGAREVHPRLPAGAAGPLLAALEQAVDAFAEGYERSQHQAVRQEEAARREFIDDLLYGRSDLGRLAERAVRFGLRLSQAHAVAVAQGREPYGDGYPVARGIEETVLARFGNRQILLTTKDGRLVCVAPGEQPDVLDYFARQAYAATDGGRVAIGRSHQGPGGVVHSYEEALGALELADRMGLEEPVLHAADLLVYPVLTRDRQAMADLVESVLGPLRAARGGARPLIDTLSAYFDSGCVATEAARRMSLSVRALTYRLERIHGLTGADPADPRHRYTLQTAVIGARLLDWPGGTGS; this is encoded by the coding sequence ATGGCCGAGGGGACGGCTCAGGCGGATCATCTGGCGGGGTACGCGGACATCCTGCTCGACGTCTGCGCCACAGGACGCCGGCTCACGCGCGCCGAGCTGGATGCGCGCAGGGCGCAGGGCATGCGGGCGGCGGAGGCGGGACTCGCGCTGCGCGGGCTCGTCCGGGCCCACCTGGCCGGGGCGCGGGAGGTGCATCCGCGGTTGCCGGCCGGGGCGGCGGGACCGCTGCTGGCGGCGCTGGAACAGGCGGTGGACGCCTTCGCCGAGGGGTACGAGCGCTCGCAGCACCAGGCCGTCCGCCAAGAGGAGGCCGCGCGCCGCGAGTTCATCGACGACCTGCTGTACGGGCGCAGCGACCTGGGCCGCCTCGCGGAGCGCGCCGTCCGGTTCGGGCTGCGGCTGTCGCAGGCCCACGCGGTCGCGGTGGCCCAGGGCCGGGAGCCGTACGGCGACGGCTACCCGGTGGCCCGCGGGATCGAGGAGACCGTGCTGGCCCGGTTCGGCAACCGGCAGATCCTGCTGACCACGAAGGACGGCCGGCTGGTCTGCGTCGCCCCGGGGGAACAGCCCGACGTCCTGGACTACTTCGCCCGGCAGGCGTACGCCGCCACCGACGGCGGCCGGGTCGCCATCGGCCGTTCCCACCAGGGGCCCGGCGGGGTCGTCCACTCGTACGAGGAAGCCCTGGGCGCCCTCGAACTCGCCGACCGGATGGGCCTGGAGGAGCCGGTGCTGCACGCGGCCGACCTGCTCGTCTACCCGGTCCTGACGCGGGACCGGCAGGCCATGGCCGACCTGGTGGAGAGCGTCCTCGGCCCGTTGCGGGCGGCCCGCGGCGGCGCTCGGCCCCTCATCGACACCCTGTCCGCGTACTTCGACAGCGGCTGCGTGGCGACCGAGGCCGCGCGCAGGATGTCGCTGAGCGTGCGGGCGCTGACGTACCGGCTGGAGCGCATCCACGGCCTGACCGGAGCCGACCCGGCCGACCCCCGGCACCGCTACACCCTGCAGACCGCCGTGATCGGGGCCCGGCTGCTGGACTGGCCGGGTGGAACCGGGAGCTGA
- a CDS encoding DUF5956 family protein — protein sequence MSWDEDGTPHPLALRRTGRSELEADRLPEIRELEALGWEPAPEDLRWVFLPYVWPPAARTWIPDRSTHWAVDTALDGHGHITGVECAPLPEPDLRDLDREADAALAGLGLPPRPRGRLWLLRPVGPFATLGEVLDHLDTVAAERAVEARPATAFLTLAQAELAELAVRHGDGG from the coding sequence ATGTCGTGGGACGAGGACGGAACACCGCACCCGCTCGCACTGCGCCGCACCGGCCGCAGCGAACTGGAGGCGGACCGGCTGCCCGAGATCCGGGAGCTGGAGGCGCTCGGCTGGGAGCCGGCCCCCGAAGACCTGCGCTGGGTGTTCCTGCCGTACGTCTGGCCCCCGGCGGCCCGGACCTGGATCCCCGACCGCTCCACCCACTGGGCGGTGGACACCGCGCTCGACGGCCACGGCCACATCACCGGCGTGGAATGCGCCCCGCTCCCCGAGCCCGACCTTCGCGACCTCGACCGGGAGGCCGACGCGGCCCTCGCAGGCCTCGGTCTCCCGCCCCGCCCCCGCGGCCGCCTCTGGCTGCTCCGCCCGGTCGGGCCCTTCGCCACCCTGGGCGAGGTCCTCGACCACCTCGACACCGTGGCCGCCGAACGCGCCGTGGAAGCCCGGCCCGCGACGGCCTTCCTCACCCTGGCCCAAGCCGAGCTCGCCGAACTCGCCGTACGCCACGGGGACGGCGGCTAG
- a CDS encoding HD domain-containing protein: MTRTLKTPDTPDIPDIPDTDSARAALEIASEYADTALLNHSVRSYAFGARYAADHGLEFDAELFYVSALLHDLGLTVPFDSHTLPFEEAGGHVARVLTAGLGWPAARRARAAEVIVLHMRDDVTAAEDVESHLLQVGTSADVSGLRVAAFDPSFTAGLLAAYPRGTFGGDFLALVEDQAARKPDCAAAAYVAGGAAVRIAANPLERM, from the coding sequence ATGACGCGGACGCTCAAGACCCCCGACACCCCCGACATCCCCGACATCCCCGACACCGACTCGGCCCGGGCCGCTCTGGAGATCGCGTCGGAGTACGCGGACACGGCGCTGCTGAACCACTCCGTCCGCTCCTATGCCTTCGGGGCGCGGTACGCGGCCGACCACGGCCTGGAGTTCGACGCGGAACTCTTCTACGTGTCGGCCCTGCTGCACGACCTGGGCCTGACCGTGCCGTTCGACAGCCACACCCTGCCCTTCGAGGAGGCGGGCGGGCACGTCGCGCGCGTGCTGACGGCCGGACTGGGCTGGCCGGCGGCCCGGCGGGCCCGCGCCGCGGAGGTGATCGTGCTGCACATGCGGGACGACGTGACGGCGGCCGAGGACGTGGAGAGCCACCTCCTGCAGGTCGGCACGAGCGCCGACGTCTCGGGCCTGCGCGTGGCCGCGTTCGACCCGTCCTTCACGGCCGGCCTCCTCGCCGCGTACCCGCGCGGCACCTTCGGCGGCGACTTCCTCGCGCTGGTCGAGGACCAGGCGGCCCGCAAGCCCGACTGCGCGGCGGCCGCGTACGTGGCGGGCGGCGCGGCCGTCCGCATCGCGGCGAACCCCCTGGAGCGGATGTAG
- the codA gene encoding cytosine deaminase produces the protein MRMIVRGARLLHTSGLSDIEVAEDGRIARVIPYDDQKEPPGTGILIEAHGDLLTAPFVEPHIHLDTALTAGEPRPNASGTLWEGIACWSERKRTLTREDVIARASEVLRWQAAQGVLHVRTHCDITDPALTALDALLEVRDRVRDVMTLQIVAFPQEGIVSFPDGEALLREAVARGADVVGAIPHFEDTREDGVASLRTAFALAEEHGLRVDAHCDEIDDEQSRFVEVLATLALRSGLRERATASHTTAMGSYNGAYSFKLQRLLSRSGINLVANPFANLNLQGRFDAYPKRRGLTQVKEMLAAGVNVAFGHDDVMDPWNALGTANPLQTALVGLYAAQLTGAGEIPTAFSMVTDRAARVLGLSEAEYGITAGAPASFALLPAPSPEEAIRRQVRPRYVVSRGSVLAETPPAPTRLSWPGEPPSDVDFSRRLR, from the coding sequence ATGCGGATGATCGTCCGGGGCGCCCGGCTGCTCCACACCTCCGGCCTGTCCGACATCGAGGTCGCGGAGGACGGCCGCATCGCGCGGGTGATCCCGTACGACGACCAGAAGGAGCCCCCGGGCACCGGCATCCTCATCGAGGCCCACGGCGACCTGCTCACCGCCCCCTTCGTCGAGCCGCACATCCACCTCGACACGGCGCTGACGGCCGGCGAGCCGCGCCCCAACGCCTCCGGCACCCTGTGGGAGGGCATCGCCTGCTGGAGCGAGCGCAAGCGGACCCTGACCCGCGAGGACGTGATCGCGCGGGCAAGCGAGGTGCTGCGCTGGCAGGCCGCCCAAGGGGTGCTGCACGTGCGCACCCACTGCGACATCACCGACCCGGCCCTGACCGCGCTCGACGCCCTGCTGGAGGTGCGCGACCGGGTCCGGGACGTCATGACCCTGCAGATCGTGGCGTTCCCGCAGGAGGGCATCGTCTCCTTCCCCGACGGCGAGGCACTGCTGCGCGAGGCGGTCGCCCGCGGGGCGGACGTCGTGGGCGCGATCCCGCACTTCGAGGACACCCGCGAGGACGGCGTGGCCTCGCTGCGGACGGCCTTCGCGCTGGCCGAGGAGCACGGCCTGCGGGTGGACGCGCACTGCGACGAGATCGACGACGAGCAGTCCCGCTTCGTGGAGGTGCTGGCCACCCTGGCCCTGCGCTCGGGCCTGCGCGAGCGCGCCACGGCCTCGCACACAACGGCCATGGGCTCCTACAACGGCGCGTACAGCTTCAAACTCCAGCGGTTGCTGTCCCGTTCCGGCATCAACCTGGTCGCCAACCCCTTCGCCAACCTCAACCTCCAGGGCCGCTTCGACGCCTATCCCAAGCGGCGCGGCCTCACCCAGGTCAAGGAGATGCTGGCGGCCGGGGTCAACGTGGCGTTCGGCCACGACGACGTGATGGATCCCTGGAACGCGCTGGGCACCGCCAATCCGCTCCAGACCGCCCTCGTCGGGCTGTACGCCGCCCAGCTGACCGGGGCCGGGGAGATCCCCACTGCCTTCTCCATGGTGACGGACCGTGCGGCACGCGTGCTGGGCCTGTCCGAGGCGGAGTACGGCATCACCGCGGGCGCGCCCGCCTCCTTCGCCCTCCTGCCGGCCCCGTCGCCCGAGGAGGCGATCCGCCGCCAGGTCCGGCCCCGGTACGTCGTCTCGCGCGGCTCGGTCCTCGCCGAGACCCCGCCCGCCCCGACCCGGCTGTCCTGGCCCGGGGAGCCCCCGTCGGACGTGGACTTCAGCCGCCGCCTACGCTGA
- a CDS encoding S9 family peptidase has translation MTTRMTSDSEITPETPDWEKRFRAPRVGLPDWAEDAPDRSLFVSNATGTFELYAWDRTTGVQRQATDRPNGTTDGTLSPDGEWIWWFSDTDGDEFGTWVRQPFAGGPDKPATPGLEPSYPAGLAIGRDGTAVVGRSTDEDGSTVHVVRPDGSAPTVIYRHRESAGVGDLSRDGTLVAVEHTEHGDAMHSALRVLTLDGTTVAELDDSRGATEELGLEVLGFAPVAGDTRLLVGHQRRGRWEPMVWDVATGAEQDLAIDLPGDVSAEWYPDGSALLVAHSFEARSELWRYDLDARELVRVDTPPGSVSGATARPDGTVEYLWSSAAEPSTVRSTAGGIVLDPPGFRAPGSLPVEDVWVEGPGGRIHALAQRPAGRGDGPFPTIFEIHGGPTWHDSDAFAATPAAWLDHGFAVVRVNYRGSTGYGRAWTDALKHRVGLIELEDIAAVREWAVSTGLADPARLVLSGGSWGGYLALLGLGTQPDAWAVGLAAVPVADYVTAYHDEMEALKALDRTLFGGTPEEVPDRFEASSPLTYVDRVSAPVHIAAGVNDPRCPIRQIDNYVDRLAARGAVHEVYRYDAGHGSLVVEERIKQVRMELEFALKHLPA, from the coding sequence ATGACCACGCGCATGACCAGCGACAGCGAGATCACCCCCGAGACGCCCGACTGGGAGAAGCGGTTCCGGGCACCGCGCGTCGGGCTCCCCGACTGGGCCGAGGACGCCCCGGACCGTTCCCTCTTCGTCTCCAACGCGACCGGCACGTTCGAGCTCTACGCCTGGGACCGCACCACCGGCGTGCAGCGGCAGGCCACCGACCGCCCCAACGGCACCACCGACGGCACCCTCTCCCCCGACGGGGAGTGGATCTGGTGGTTCTCCGACACGGACGGCGACGAGTTCGGCACCTGGGTGCGCCAGCCCTTCGCGGGCGGCCCCGACAAGCCGGCCACCCCCGGCCTGGAGCCCTCGTACCCGGCCGGGCTGGCCATCGGCCGCGACGGGACCGCCGTCGTCGGGCGCTCCACCGACGAGGACGGCTCGACGGTCCACGTGGTCCGCCCGGACGGCTCCGCGCCCACCGTGATCTACCGGCACCGGGAGTCGGCCGGCGTCGGCGACCTGTCCCGCGACGGGACCCTCGTGGCCGTCGAGCACACCGAGCACGGTGACGCGATGCACTCCGCCCTGCGCGTCCTGACCCTCGACGGGACCACCGTCGCCGAGCTGGACGACTCCCGGGGCGCCACCGAGGAGCTCGGCCTGGAGGTGCTCGGCTTCGCGCCCGTCGCGGGCGACACCCGGCTCCTCGTCGGCCACCAGCGGCGCGGCCGCTGGGAGCCGATGGTGTGGGACGTGGCCACCGGCGCGGAGCAGGACCTCGCGATCGACCTGCCGGGCGACGTCAGCGCCGAGTGGTACCCGGACGGTTCCGCGCTCCTGGTCGCGCACAGCTTCGAGGCGCGCAGCGAGCTGTGGCGCTACGACCTGGACGCGCGGGAGCTCGTACGCGTGGACACGCCGCCGGGGTCGGTGTCGGGGGCCACCGCGCGGCCCGACGGGACGGTGGAGTACCTGTGGTCCTCGGCCGCCGAGCCCTCGACGGTGCGGTCGACGGCGGGCGGGATCGTCCTGGACCCGCCCGGCTTCCGGGCGCCCGGCTCGCTGCCGGTGGAGGACGTGTGGGTCGAGGGCCCGGGCGGCCGGATCCACGCGCTCGCGCAGCGGCCGGCGGGCCGCGGCGACGGCCCCTTCCCGACGATCTTCGAGATCCACGGCGGGCCCACCTGGCACGACAGCGACGCCTTCGCGGCGACCCCGGCGGCCTGGCTGGACCACGGCTTCGCGGTCGTACGGGTCAACTACCGCGGCTCCACGGGCTACGGCCGGGCCTGGACGGACGCCCTCAAGCACCGGGTCGGCCTGATCGAGCTGGAGGACATCGCGGCGGTCCGGGAGTGGGCGGTCTCCACCGGCCTCGCGGACCCGGCGCGCCTGGTCCTGTCGGGCGGCTCCTGGGGCGGGTACCTGGCGCTGCTGGGCCTGGGCACCCAGCCAGACGCCTGGGCCGTGGGCCTGGCCGCCGTCCCGGTAGCGGACTACGTCACGGCCTACCACGACGAGATGGAGGCGCTGAAGGCGCTGGACCGCACCCTCTTCGGCGGGACGCCGGAGGAGGTCCCGGACCGCTTCGAGGCGTCGTCGCCGCTGACGTACGTGGACCGGGTGTCGGCCCCGGTGCACATCGCGGCGGGCGTCAACGACCCGCGCTGCCCGATCCGCCAGATCGACAACTACGTGGACCGGCTCGCGGCGCGCGGAGCGGTCCACGAGGTGTACCGGTACGACGCCGGGCACGGCTCGCTGGTGGTGGAGGAGCGGATCAAGCAGGTCCGCATGGAGCTGGAGTTCGCCCTCAAGCACCTGCCCGCCTGA
- a CDS encoding SURF1 family protein, with product MHRFLLTPRWWGINVFVALAVPFCLFMGTWQLGRFEDRVESHREANAERPADQVAAPLDSLLPVDKKTSGRLASTAGEYGDQLLVPERRLDGASGFYVLTLLKTDSGKSVPVVRGWLPGAADPARAPEPPTGRVEVTGALQASENSGTKGVHAQGGLPAGQLGVIAAATLVNIVPYDLYDAWLTVQTPADGMVPVPAQAPTNTGLDLKAFQNLGYTGEWFVFVAFVLFMWFRLYRREVETLRDAEAGLLDSAPQPAPQPAPQPVPAD from the coding sequence GTGCACCGGTTTCTCCTGACCCCGCGTTGGTGGGGGATCAACGTCTTCGTCGCGCTCGCCGTCCCCTTCTGCCTGTTCATGGGGACCTGGCAGCTCGGCCGCTTCGAGGACCGTGTCGAAAGCCACCGGGAGGCGAACGCCGAGCGGCCCGCCGACCAGGTGGCAGCCCCCCTGGACTCGCTGCTTCCGGTCGACAAGAAGACCTCCGGACGGCTGGCCTCCACGGCCGGTGAGTACGGTGACCAGCTGCTGGTGCCCGAGCGCAGGCTCGACGGCGCGTCCGGCTTCTACGTGCTGACCCTGCTGAAGACCGACTCCGGCAAGTCCGTCCCGGTGGTCCGGGGCTGGCTGCCGGGGGCGGCCGACCCGGCCAGGGCACCGGAGCCGCCGACCGGCCGCGTCGAGGTCACCGGGGCCCTGCAGGCCTCGGAGAACTCCGGCACGAAGGGCGTCCACGCCCAGGGAGGCCTGCCCGCCGGGCAGCTCGGGGTCATCGCGGCGGCCACCCTGGTCAACATCGTCCCGTACGACCTGTACGACGCCTGGCTGACCGTGCAGACCCCCGCGGACGGGATGGTTCCGGTGCCCGCGCAGGCGCCGACCAACACCGGGCTCGACCTGAAGGCCTTCCAGAACCTCGGCTACACCGGCGAGTGGTTCGTCTTCGTCGCCTTCGTCCTCTTCATGTGGTTCCGGCTCTACCGCCGCGAGGTGGAGACCCTCCGCGACGCCGAGGCGGGCCTGCTCGACTCCGCGCCGCAGCCCGCGCCGCAGCCCGCGCCGCAGCCGGTCCCGGCCGACTAG